The stretch of DNA ATGTCATGGTCCCCAACAACGAGCTCTGGAACAAGCCGATCATCAACACCTCGCGCATGCCGACCCGCCGCTTCGAACTGCTGGTCGGTATCGGCTATGGCGACAGCATCGAACAGGCGCGTCAGGAAATGCTGGCGCTCGCCGCGGCGGACGAGCGGGTGCTCGCCGACCCCGCCCCGGTGGTCTTCGTCTCGGCCCTCGCCGACAGCGCGGTGACGATGGGCATGCGGGTGTGGAGCAAGACCGAGGACTATCTCGCCGTGTCATGGGCGCTGACCGAGGCGGCCAAGAACCGCTTCGACAAGGCCGGCATCTCGATCCCCTTCCCGCAGCGCGAGGTGCACCACATCACCGAGCAGTCCTCAGCCGCGGGTGAGGCCAAGGATGTCGCGGCGGTGCCAGCGCCAGATCAGCAGAGCGGCGGCGAAGAATAGGCCGGTCGCCAGGCCGACCCATACACCGGTGCCTTCCAGCGGGGTGAAGAAGCCGAGCCCGACGGAAACACCGATACCGGGCACCCAATAGCTGAAGATCGCGATCCACATCGGCACGCGCGTGTCCTGCAATCCACGCAGGGCCCCGGCGGCGACGGCCTGGACCCCGTCGGCCAGCTGGAAGATCGCGGCGAGCGCGAGATATTGCAGCGCGAAACCTACCAGCGCGGCGTTCTTCGCGGCGTCGGGATCGACATAGAGGCGCAGCAACAGCTCGGGCATCAGCACCATCGCGCCTGCGGTGAGCGACATGAAGCCCGTGCCGATCGCCAGCGCCACCCAACCAGCGCGCTTCACGCCGACAGGATCGCGCGCGCCGTAGAAATAGCCCACGCGGATGGCTGCGGCCTGCCCCACGCCGAACGGCACCTGAAAGGCGAGCGCCGCCAGTTGCAGCGCAACCGTGTGCCCGGCGAGCTCCGCCGCGCCGAAGCGCCCCATCAGAAACGCCGCCGCGCCGAAGATCCCGGCCTCGGCGGTGATCGTCAGCGCGATCGGGGTGCCGATCACCACGATCTGGCGGAAGCGTGCCCAGTCGGGTGCCCAGATCCTCCCGAAGACATGATAGCGGTGCAGCCGCCGGTCGAGCCGGATCGCCGCCACATAGGCCGCGAGCGTGAACAGCGCGGTGATGATGGTCGCCACCGCAGCGCCGGGCAGGCCCAGCCGGGGCGCGCCCAGCTCGCCGAAGATGAAGGCGTAATTGGCGAGGCCGTTGACGAAAATCCCGGCCCCCGTGATCGCCGTGGCGAAGATCGGGCGGCCCAGCGCCGAAACGAAGTTGCGTAGCACCGCAGCGAGCAGCATCGGGATCATCGAGAAGACGATCACGACGTTGTAGGAATTGGCGAGCGAGCGAATATCCGCCTGCTGGCCGGAGACCTGCATGATCGGATCGAGCAGCAGGCACACACCCATCCCCGCCGCGCCCGCGATCACCGCCAGCCACAGCGCCATGCGCACCGCGCGGCGCACCGCCCGCAGCGCCGGCGCGCGCGCGCCCAGCTCCTCGGCGATCATCGGCGCGACCGCACCCGTCAGCCCGGTCAGCGCCCATAGCACCAGCCCGAACAGCGACACCGCCAGCGCCGATCCCGCCAGCTGCGCCTCGCCCAGCCGGGCGATGAAGATCACGTCGATCGCATAGGTCAGCATCTGCAACAGGTTGGCAGCCGCCAGCGGCCCCGCGAGTCCGAGGGTCGCGCGCAGTTCCTGCCCCCAGCCGGGCGTTTCGAGAACGAGATCCTGTTGCACTTTTCGCCTGTCTGCCCACCGCACGGCGAGCCGGCCCGGATAGGCGCAAGGGCGATTCGGGGAAAGCGCAAAGGTGGCAGCTTCGCAAATTGCCTCCCGCAGTCGCATCACGGGAGCCACGGTAAATCACCAAGTCTCTGACAATGCTGGGCTAGTTTCTTCCCGATACCGGACAGCCCCGGATTCCCCTTTGCCGAATCGCCGTCACATTCCATAAGATATCGGCTTGGGGGCGAAATGAACGACTTGCGACACATGCTGGAGGACGATTCCGCCGTGCGCAGTGCGCGCGCGGGCGGCGCTTCGCGTCGCCGGTCGATCGCGCGCCGCCTGATGTCGCGGGTGTTGCCGGGCGGCATGGTGGTGGTCGCCGCGCTGACCGTTCCCGAGCTTTCGGTGGGTGCAGGCGATCTGGGCGGCGGCAACCACGTCGACGATCCGCCGCTGCCGCCGTCGCCTTCGCTCAAGCAGACCACCACGACGCGGCTGGGTGCGGCCAGGGCGAAGCCGGGGCTGGCCGGGGTGCGCTATGCGCCGGTCATCGATCGCGAAGCCGCGCCTGTGCTGACGCTGACCGCAGCGATGGCGTTGCCCGGTGCTGGCGAGGCTGACGTGCCTCTGCTCGCGCCTGCTCCCCTATCTGCCGCCGTGGCCGCTCCCGTCGCTGCAAGTCTTCCGCTCGAGGCCGCGCCGCCGCCCGCGCTGGTGCCGCCGCCGGTGGTGCCGCCAGTCGTCAAGACCCCGAACGCGGCCGAGGCTGCGCCAGTGGCGGCGATTGCAACCCCGTCCGCGATGCCGCTTTCAGCGCCGCCGACGATGCCCGCTGCATCGCTCCCCACCGCGTCGGAGCTTGCCGCTGCGGCGGTGCCCGCGCCTGTGCTGCCCATGTCTGCGGGGCTCGATCAACCGGCCCAGGCGCCGACCGCAAAAGTTGCAATGGCGGTTGCCCCATCCGAGCCCGTCGCCGATCCGCCCCGGATCGCGGCGATTGCGGCACCCGGGCCTGCCGGTCGGGGTGTCTTGCCCGAGTCTGCGGATGCATCCCCCGTATCGCGCCCCGCGCCTGCTCCGGCCCCGCGCGCCGCTGCGCCGCTGCCACCCCGGCAACCGGCGGCTGGCCTGCGCGCGGCTGTCGCCGCGCCGCCGCCCGTTCAGGCCCCCGCGCCCGCCATCGCCGCCGTGCCCCTATCCCGGCCCGCCCTCAGCGCGCCGCTCGCCGCGGGAAACAGCCCCTTTCCGCTCGACATCAAGGCGCAGCTGATCACCCGGGTCGACGGCAAGACTGCCGGAACGGTCGATTTCCAGCAGACGCCCGAAGGGCTCAAGCTGCGGCTCGGCTCGGTGGTCGAGGTGCTGGCCGATCGCTTCGCCCCGGACGTTATCGCCCGCATCCGCGCCTCGTCGGCCGGCGAGGCCTATGTCTCGCTCGCCGACTTGCAGGCCAGGGGCATCCCGATCAGCTATGATCCGGTCTATGACGAGTTCAACGTCGGGCTGACCGACACCCGGCCCAAATCCGCGCGCAAGGTGCATATCGACCAGATCACCACGCCCGAGCGCGGGATCGATGCGACCGGCATGGCGCAGGTGCCGCGCCCGCGTTGAGACCTCTCAACCGGCGGCGCAGGGCCCTCGGGTGATTTCGTAGGGCGCGCGGCCTTCTTCCTCGGCGGCCAGCCTGACGCACCAGTCCGCGCCGACATTGGTGCGCATCGTCGAAAGCACCGCGCGGGTGTCCGCCGCCAGTGTGGTCGCGCCGCGGTGGCGCGAGGTCGATTGCCCGGTCACCTCCAGCGCATAGCTGACCGCCTGCGCGCGCGGCGAATGGCCGATCAGCCGGATTTCAACCGTCCCGTCATGTACGTGGACATCAAGCGTCAGGGCGTGAGGCTGTTCGGGCATGGCGGACACCGTGGCGTGAGAGAGCAGGGCCAGCGCGAGCGCACCGGCGGGAAGGGCGGACAGGGTCATGGCACGCGGCCTCCGAGCTGGTTGATGAGCGCGTTGATCAGCGCCTGCGTTTCCTCGCCGAGGCTCGCGGTGTCGGGCTGGGCCTCCTCGACCGGGCGAGCGGGCGCGGCGGGCGTCGTGCCCAGCGCGATCGAGGCGATTGCCTGATTGCTGAAATCCCCGCTCGACGCGCCGCCGCGTGCCAGCCGGTCGATCACCTGCGCGATGCTGGGCAGGGCCGCGCTTTCGAGATTGCCGCTGAGCAGCCGGTCCTCGGCACTCAGCGAGCGTTCGGCGGCGGGGGCGAATTCGGTCGCGCGGGTTTCGATCCGGTTCTGGCACAGCGTAACGACTGCCGGGATATCGGGCGGATCGTTGCAGATGTCGGTGCCCTCGATCGCCTGCAACAACACGCGGCGTTCGGCCGGGGAGAGCTGGGCGAGGGTCGCTTCGAGATTGGCCTTGGAAAGCTGCGCGATCCCCGATCCGCCATCGGCGCGGGCGCTGATCTGGCTGGCGGGCGCGGTGGCCTTGCCGCGGATGATGCCGTCGCTGCGCGCTTCGACCAGACTGGCGCGGGGTTGCGGCGGCGCAGCGGGGCGGGTGGCGGTGTCGAGATAGGCGCTGCCCGGCCCGGAGGTCGCCTGCGGCATTTCGATCTGCATCGCCTCGGTGCGGCTGGCGGAGCTTTCGCTTTCGTCCGAAACCTGACCGGCGAGCGCGGGCGCGGCGCACAATGCCAGCGCGGCAAGCGCGATCGGGTCGAGAGGATGCCGGCGCCGCACGATGCTTCAGCCGCCCGTGTTGCTCTGCGTCACCTGCATGATGGCGCCGCCATCCTGCGTGATCTGGAGGTCGGCAAGGCCGTTGCCGTTCTGCGCCCATTCAAGGCGGTTGCCGCCGCCGAGCTGGGTCGCTGTCATGGCGTTGTCGTTGCCGTCCTGGGTCAAACGCGCCTGATTGTCGCTGCCGTCCTGCACCAGCACCAACTGGTTGCCACTACCCGATTGCGCCACCGCGGCGGCGCTGTAGTCGGAGCCATTGTCGGTCTGCCGGATGATCGCGGCATTGCCCTCGCCTTGCTGGGCGAGCAGCAGCACCGTTTGGCCACTGCCGTCCTGACCGCCGTCGAGGGCATTGCCGTCGCCGTCCTGCGCGATCGTAGCATAGTGGCGACCGGTGCCGTCCTGTGTCAGCAGAGCGCCGTTGTCCGATCCGCTCTGCGCGACGCGGGCATAGCTCGCACCCGTGGCCTGCCGCACTTCGGCGCGGTTGGTGTTTCCGATCTGGGAGATGAACACGCCCCGATCCTGCGCATCGGGCAGCGCGATCGGCTCGAACGGACCGCCGCCGCCCCCGCTCTTGGCATTGCCCTGCGCGCCGTCGTTGCCGTTGTTGCCGTTGCACGGGTTGCCGGTCCCTTTGCCGGGCCCACCGCCGCACGGATTGCCGGGCGGGGTCTTGTCGTTGTCGGCCAGCGCCGGCGTCGCGGCGACACCCATCAGCAGCACCCCGGCGAGGGCGATGGCGAATGTGGCGAGGGTGCGGGTCTTGGCCATGATCTTGTGCCTTCTACTCGAAAAGGACGATCCGGGCGAGAGCGCTGCTCCCGCCCGGTCGCTGCGGGCTTAGGAGCCCTGGGTTACGGTGGCGGTGTTGCCGTTGCCGGTCTGGGTCACGGTCGACATGTCGAACGCGCCGCTCTGGGTGACAGTGGCGGTGTTTTCGTTGCCCAGCTGGGTCACGAAGCTGTCGCTGTCGAGCCCTTCCTGCGTGACGCTGGCGGTGTTTTCATGGCCATTCTGGCTGATCTCCGACACGTTCAGCGAGCCCGACTGATCGACGCTCGCCAGATTGTCCGAAAACTCCGGCGCGCCCAGCGTGTTGGTCTGGTCGATCGTGCTCTCGTTCATGGTGCCCGCCTGCGTGACATTCGCGGTCATCCCGCGCGCCGGTCCGCCGTTGGCCGGGCTCGGGGCATCCTGCGTCACCGTGCTGGTGTTGAACGAACCCGACTGATCGACATCGACCACCGAGTTGTTGGCCCGCCCCCGCTGGCTGACGGTGCTGGTGAGATTGTTGCCGATCTGATCGACCGTCACGAGGCCGAAGTTGGCGGTCTGCGTGATGGTCGATTCGTTGTCGTCACCGATCTGGTTGACGCCCACCATCATCATCGCGCCGACATCATTGTCGAAACCCGGCTGGTTGATGGTCGAGGTGTTGTCGTTGCCGTCCTGGAACACGTTGGCGTAGTTCGTCCCGCCGCGCTGATCGATCGTCGAGGTGTTGCCTTCGCCGTTCTGGTCGACGATCAGCGACTGATCGGTGGTCTGCAGCCCGGTCACGGTCGTCGGACGGCCCTGCGACGAAGTCGAGGTGTTGGACAGCCCGGACTGGCTGACGCTGGCGGTCGCGCCGTCGTTCAACTGGGTCAGATCGATCACGTTGAGACGGCCGGACTGATTCGTGGTGGCCGAATTGCTGTCGCCGGTGGCAAGGCCGACCACGCCCTGATCGATGTTGGTGGTGTTGCTGTCACCGAACTGGGTGGCGTCGGCGACATTGGCCTCCGCGACGGCGGTGCCGGTGCCGTTCTGATTGATCACCACGGTGTTCGGCTGCGCGAACTGGTTGTTGTTTTCCTGATCGACTGTCGCGCTGTTGAACTCACCGGTCTGATTGATGGTCGAATCGTTCGACGCGGTGTTGAAATTGGGTGATCCGGCCGGATCGGTCAGCTGCGTGACCTCTGCCGTGTTGTTGTTGCCGACCTGATCGATGTCCGACAGGTTCTCGTTGCCGTTCTGCTGAACCGTGGCGGCGTTGGCGTTGCCGGTCTGGTCGATTTCCGAAACCTGCGCTTGCCCAAAGGCCGGAGCGGAAAAGGCGAGGGCCAGCACCGAAGCGCCGACAAGAATGGAATTTTTCATTTCAAGGTTCTCCATCAATTCAATCATGTGTGGCATTTTTCTTGATGCGACACGGGGCTTGCACCCGCTATGATGATCCGGGCGGAGGCATGGCCCCCGCCCGGAGCTTGGTGGCTCACATGCCCTGCGTGACGGTCGCCGTGTTACCGATGCCGTTCTGGTTGACGGTCGACATGTTGTCGGCGCCCGCCTGGTTCACGGTCGCGGTGTTGCCGGAGCCGGCCTGGGTGATGAACGAGTCGTTATCCAGCCCACCCTGGTTCACGGTGGCGCTGTTGCCGGTGCCGCTCTGGGTCAGTTCGGAGAAGCCTTCGTCCCCGGACTGATTGATGTCGGCGCTGTTGTTCACGCCGCCGGCCTGCTGGGTGACAGTCGAGCGATTGAAGTCCCCGATCTGGTCGACGAAGGCGACATCGTTGAGGCCCGACTGGGTCAGGGTCGAGGTGTTGTCATCCCCGGTCTGCACGATGCCGGCAGACGTGAAGGAAATCTGGCCCCGGTCCTGCGTTCCGTTCTGGGTCGCGGTCGAGGTGTTGCGATTGCCCGTCTGGAACGTGTCCACGATCGACAGCGTGTTCGACGGAGTTGCAGCACCAAGGTTCACGTTGTTGATGTTGTTGTTGCCGAACTGCCGCGAGATCGAATAGTTGTTCTGGCCGGTTTGCATGCCGGTCATGCTGTTCCCGTTGCCCCGCTGTTCGGAATAGGCCAGCGTCGAGTCCCCAAGCTGCTGAAGGTCGACGTTGTTTCCAACTCCGTCCTGAATGACGAAACCGCTCGGCGAGGTAATCGGGCTTGTCCCCAGCAGCCAGGTGTCGACGTTTCCGGTCTGGTTGATGTTGGAAACGTTGTCCGCACCGCTCTGCTGGACGAAGGCACCCGGGAAGCGGTTGTTCGCATTGGCCTGCGACACCTGATTGATCGTCGACTGCTGGTTGTCGCCGCTCTGGTTCACCGACGCG from Porphyrobacter sp. YT40 encodes:
- the csgH gene encoding curli-like amyloid fiber formation chaperone CsgH, whose protein sequence is MTLSALPAGALALALLSHATVSAMPEQPHALTLDVHVHDGTVEIRLIGHSPRAQAVSYALEVTGQSTSRHRGATTLAADTRAVLSTMRTNVGADWCVRLAAEEEGRAPYEITRGPCAAG
- a CDS encoding MATE family efflux transporter codes for the protein MQQDLVLETPGWGQELRATLGLAGPLAAANLLQMLTYAIDVIFIARLGEAQLAGSALAVSLFGLVLWALTGLTGAVAPMIAEELGARAPALRAVRRAVRMALWLAVIAGAAGMGVCLLLDPIMQVSGQQADIRSLANSYNVVIVFSMIPMLLAAVLRNFVSALGRPIFATAITGAGIFVNGLANYAFIFGELGAPRLGLPGAAVATIITALFTLAAYVAAIRLDRRLHRYHVFGRIWAPDWARFRQIVVIGTPIALTITAEAGIFGAAAFLMGRFGAAELAGHTVALQLAALAFQVPFGVGQAAAIRVGYFYGARDPVGVKRAGWVALAIGTGFMSLTAGAMVLMPELLLRLYVDPDAAKNAALVGFALQYLALAAIFQLADGVQAVAAGALRGLQDTRVPMWIAIFSYWVPGIGVSVGLGFFTPLEGTGVWVGLATGLFFAAALLIWRWHRRDILGLTRG